A genome region from Neofelis nebulosa isolate mNeoNeb1 chromosome 14, mNeoNeb1.pri, whole genome shotgun sequence includes the following:
- the CFAP418 gene encoding cilia- and flagella-associated protein 418 isoform X1, producing the protein MAKDLDELLDEVESKFCRPDPLRLGMVERPRGCVGGILSNDRNQAEAKENLRSTETFAKEDDLDSLISEIFEEPNFDKKPFKLKSKSSGNTSVRAPIQGLGKSCSPVYLGGSTAPCGIGTNTSQRACDHLRCVACDFWVVSYDDFMWDKSCDYLFFRNNMPEFHKLRTKLVKKKGTRAYACQCSWRTIEELTDLQTDHQLRWVCGKH; encoded by the exons ATGGCGAAGGACCTGGACGAGCTCTTGGATGAGGTCGAGTCCAAGTTTTGCAGACCAGACCCACTCAGACTGGGCATGGTCGAGCGGCCCAGAGGCTGCGTCGGCGGCATCCTCAGCAACGACCGGAACCAAGCCGAAGCGAAAGAGAATCTCAG atcaacagaaacatttgcaaaagaaGATGATCTTGACAGTCTTATTAGTGAAATATTTGAAGAGCCCAACTTTGACAAAAAACCTTTT aaattaaaatctaaatCTTCAGGTAACACATCTGTCAGAGCTCCCATTCAAGGCCTTGGTAAAAG CTGCAGCCCAGTGTACCTTGGTGGAAGCACTGCTCCATGTGGAATTGGAACAAATACTTCACAGAG AGCTTGTGACCATCTGCGTTGTGTAGCATGTGATTTCTGGGTAGTAAGCTACGACGACTTTATGTGGGACAAATCATGCGATTATCTGTTTTTCAG gAACAACATGCCAGAATTCCACAAATTAAGAACAAAGTtggtaaagaagaaaggaacacgGGCATATGCCTGCCAGTGCAGCTGGAGAACTATTGAAGAACTGACTGACCTTCAGACCGATCATCAGCTTCGTTGGGTTTGTGGTAAACATTAA
- the CFAP418 gene encoding cilia- and flagella-associated protein 418 isoform X2: protein MAKDLDELLDEVESKFCRPDPLRLGMVERPRGCVGGILSNDRNQAEAKENLRSTETFAKEDDLDSLISEIFEEPNFDKKPFKLKSKSSGNTSVRAPIQGLGKSCSPVYLGGSTAPCGIGTNTSQRNNMPEFHKLRTKLVKKKGTRAYACQCSWRTIEELTDLQTDHQLRWVCGKH from the exons ATGGCGAAGGACCTGGACGAGCTCTTGGATGAGGTCGAGTCCAAGTTTTGCAGACCAGACCCACTCAGACTGGGCATGGTCGAGCGGCCCAGAGGCTGCGTCGGCGGCATCCTCAGCAACGACCGGAACCAAGCCGAAGCGAAAGAGAATCTCAG atcaacagaaacatttgcaaaagaaGATGATCTTGACAGTCTTATTAGTGAAATATTTGAAGAGCCCAACTTTGACAAAAAACCTTTT aaattaaaatctaaatCTTCAGGTAACACATCTGTCAGAGCTCCCATTCAAGGCCTTGGTAAAAG CTGCAGCCCAGTGTACCTTGGTGGAAGCACTGCTCCATGTGGAATTGGAACAAATACTTCACAGAG gAACAACATGCCAGAATTCCACAAATTAAGAACAAAGTtggtaaagaagaaaggaacacgGGCATATGCCTGCCAGTGCAGCTGGAGAACTATTGAAGAACTGACTGACCTTCAGACCGATCATCAGCTTCGTTGGGTTTGTGGTAAACATTAA